The DNA segment ccataggtatgaatgtgagtgtgaatggttgtttgtctatatgtgccctgtgattggctggcgaccagtccagggtgtaccccgtctctcgcccgaagacagctgggataggctccagcaacccccgcaaacctcgtgaggaaaagcggtagaaaatgaatgaatgaatgaatgaatgttcaataATCTCTCTAATTATCTTCTACGTTCATCCATTTTTCAGAGCTAACATGACCACTTCACTCTCATTTCCAGGAAGTGACATAATAGGAGTACTAAACAAAGTCATGGTCATATATATGCTCATTCTAGCCAAGTGGAGATTTAGGTTTTGGAGGAGGATGAAACACTTGGAGATGAAATGGAcaatttaaaggggaagtgtacttttttttggaatgttgtccatcattcccaatccttatgtgaaacatgaacacatatgtctttcccttttctgtatcTTATAACAGAAGAAAAGTAGTtcatataagctagctaaccatGCTGTCATTGGTACACAGATATTTCCACCTCCTCTATCAACATTTTCTATCCAAGTACATTGACGATAACATGTAGTACTTACAGTACTTTGCCATACtttaaacaattaaaacataAGTGGAATGTCTTCTTTAGTCTCGCTGATTGGAACTAAGGCTACTTCCGTCCATTTCCGTGGAAAAGGCTCAGAACAAACAAGCATCTTACGGAGTCTTGGTAGCCATGTTGTCGGGTCTGAGTTGAGAACTGGTCTGTCCTGTTGTTTTCTTGCTAGCGTGTGGAATCTACATTGACAAACTATTCGGCTTATTGCCACAACCCTCAACAATACACATGTGAGGCGTGATGTATAAGCTAGCCATCACTTCCAAACTAACAACACAGTACTAGCACCATCAGGTAGCGTCACTAGGGAGGAGCTTGAGGCATTGTGATACTCCGACAGAAATATAGGTACTATAAAATTATCCACAATCCAAGGCTTGaacacacacgtctttctctttttgtgccttctaaagatataaaaacagataaaaagaggcgGCGAAGAATGCATGTGAAGGGACACGCATCCAAAAAGCGCCACAGGTTGACGTCCATCATGTGATCACGTTGTTCTTATTACTTTTTTGACATTGTTATTCCCAAGAACTACCTTACTggcatagtgacacctcgccacaccgCAGTGACTAGCTGGCTAGCGACTAGTTAGCCTAGCCTGAGGACACTAGCAAAGGTAACGCTACATGTTGAAGCGTTTTGTTTTGGAGGCTGGGTGTACCgtcaatgtacctgttactacagactcacagcatggatagaaaCCCAAAAAACCTCCTTGGAGCTTTTTAGAGGTGTTTCATAGTGGAGTAGGTTCCATTTGGGGCATTCTTAGTGGCCTCCTTTTATctgttttgatatctttagaaggcaGAGACAGTAAGATGATGGATTCATGCCTCACCAAAGTCTGGTGGATGATGGCCAGGAGTCCAACCAAAGTGTGGATTGAGACTGGGGAGACCTGGCAGAGATGTCCATCTGACGTCTCCATGGAGACAGAGGAACAGCAAGATGGAGGAAAGGGCCAAGCGTCATGAGCGAGACGGAAAACCATCAATGACTCGGACTTTTCACCTCTGAAGTTTTTTGTGTGACCGTGTTGAGGGCTTGGGGGTGTggagaaaaagcaaagcacGAGTGCAACCAATCACATGCTGCtctgtatgaaatataaaatatccaTCGGCCAAAAGGAAAGAGCCTCACCGCATGGACTTGTTTCGTTGCTTCTCATgcactcacacacgcacacgtgcacatgCTTGGCCTCCTCATGCTGTGGAGTTTTCTTCAGTCTCACTGGACGTCCAGCACGACAGATGGACATTCTCCCCCACGCTCAGACACCCCAGCACCAGGGACTCGCCGAGTGTACCGGAGTGCAACGTGATGGCTCCGGAATATCCTTCATCAAGCCGCTGCCAGGGGAGCATCGTCCTCTTCACGAGGTGAGACGCCAGCTGAGAATGGACGAGCATCTGAGTCTCCTACTGATGGATACCAACTTGGATCACGAGCCGCCACATGACGGCATACGCTTCCTCGGGTATGCTTTACGTTCTTCTCGCACGAGCTACACCTCTCTGCTGAGACTTCCATGTCAAGTATCCATGAAGGTTGGCAAGTATAACGACATGCATGTTAAAGTGCTGAATGAATACGTAATTCTCCAATAACCAAATAGAGTACTGACTGAAGAAGCCATGAGGAGCTGGCAAGTAGCGGCTAGGGTGAGGTGGGCTGGTTCCTCATTAGCTCCTGTCATTGTGTGTACCTTACTGTCAAGTGTTACCActtatgttctacattgtgaAAGCGAAAGGGAAATGAGTAAAGAGTTGATGGCCCTAGCCATGATGAGCTAGCTCTGACAGTTCAGCCTGATTTccggaagtgatgtcatcatggtgaCGCCTCTCAACcaaagcagagtaaacaaaggCTTCTCCAGGTGAATGGTGGACTtgcttgtgtacatttttaatccAAATAGTCATTGTCGTAGGAATATCACACCaaacgtgttgctgctggatgttcacagtatcccagTCATACTGGaagtttcttttcttttccaaaagaggaatctttaagacaacaatggacGAGGGAGagacagatggatgatggagttatcatttcactgatgaccgCTATGAAGGACTACCTTTACAAgaagcatttggcttgaaagtacgctataaacacattttgaaaaaggatgctattCTGCCAGTACAGGAAGAAAAGCAACCTAGAAGAATGATGTTGAAGTTACCACGGTCTTGTTTGCATGTCTAAagactattccatgatagcgacaaggctgggAAGCATTCTACATGTTATGTAAACATCTTTTCACAGCCATACGTTTGCCAAGGGGGTGTAGTAAAGGCAATAAAACCGTCAATGAAAACGCTCATTAAGAATGTGTTTTGAAAGCCACCAGCCTTCTAAACGTCTTCACATTCTAAAAGGTTGAGGGGGGTCCAAatgtttcttcctcctccaaaaCTCTTGATGTATGGCTGAAACCATGGCTCGATTCACGCTAACCTCCTACAGAGCCATCTTTGTGTACCTGAGTGATAGTACTCCCATGACATCACTTCCGGAAATGACGCTGAACCGAGCTAGCTGGCGGAGGAGCCATCAACTATTGGTGTCATTTTGGAATGTACCATTGGCTGTAGATAATTACAACAACATATGAcaagttgatgaatcatgtcagtCTTGAAAGCTGATTGGATGTTCACAATGTATCCACTGGGGCAGAACCTGGAGGTGGCATGGGAACCATCACATTGCTGGGACACTGAATGGGGACAAATGTGTTCCAAGTacatattttcaagtcatcagactaaagcCCAAGTCTGAACATCCAGGCCCAAAGCTTCTGGATGAGCAAGTGGATGGTGGATGCAGGAGGAGCTGCGGAGCACGTGGTTGGTGCCCCGGCCAGGAAAAGGGTGCAGACACCCGGCTAGTGTGTCGGCTAGGGAAGCAGAGGGCTGGGGTGAGGTGGTCAACTGAGACGACAAAAACGGACAGAAAAGCTCATACTTTGGACTTTTCCTCAGGATAAACATCAACCTGAATCCAGCAGCAGCACTTTTGACCTTGTAcactttcacaataaaacacgATGCTGGAGGTCATGAGGGAAATGTGCTCCTCTACTTCAGGATTTACATTCCATATTCTATATTCCATATTCCGCCCTCCTCCAAGgcataacacaaaacaaacataggAATATAGGAAGTATTAAGTGTCATCCATACAATTCTCATCATTTgctgtaaagtaaagtaaagatgATTTctctttattattaatttcatgtccaccctcggccatctctgtgtggaatttgcatgttctccccgtgcatgcgtgggttttttccgggtactccggtttcctcccacattccaaaaacatgctaggttaattggcgactccaaattgtccataggtatgaatgtgagtgtgaatggttgtttgtctatatgtgccctgtgattggctggcggccagtccagggtgtcgcccaaagacagctaggataggctccagcatccctgcgaccctcgtgatgaaaaagcgttagaaaatgaatgaatgaattaatttcatgTCCTTTTCATGTCCCAACCAAGTCTtgataattcaaataaaaatagtccTCTCCCTACTGTAGATAATAAGAGACCTTTCTGAGTAGGTAGAAATATATCATCCATAAATATGCAGCAAGTATCAAATCCAGATGAAGCTGAAATTGCCACCAAGGACGATGTCAAAAGAAGTCATTTAAGCGTCATTGTCAGCCCCACCGCTTCTTCAGACGTAATGTTTTGCGCCAGGCGCTGAGCGAATGGCCCACCTCGTGCGGCCCCGGGCTCTCGGGTGAGATGAACTTGTGCAACAATCTGGCTGCAGAGGGACGGCGGGCTGCAGCAAACACCTGCTCACATGCAACTTCAAGCTGTCACATACGCTTAAGCTCAGACGGCTGAGCGCGTCTCCCCAAACGTGCTGCCTCCCTGCAACAAAGGGGCTCCtgcacacacgcatgcaaagggggttgaggggggtgggggggacgcTGCGCGGGCCTCAAGCCACGGGCCGGCCACGCGCAACTTTGCTGGCAGTGGTGGCTGGAGGTGGGAGGAGCTTCTCGTGGAGGTTAAAGCCAGAGCTCCTGCAGGGTGACCCGCACTGAGGCTGTGCTCTGCAGaggcgcacacacgcacacacacatgtggcCACACCTCTGACTGATGGACACACCGGTGTGACCTTTGGATGCAAGACAAGTCACCTCCAAACTTCTCCAGTGCAGGTACGTGTTGAAGATGCTCATGTGACTTCTCAAATCGAGCTTAACAAGTAGGAAGAGCAAGCGTAGAGGGGTCGAGGGGGGTCCAAACTTCTTCCAGTGAGGGCTGCGTATGGAAACATCAaagaattttttattttccaggAAAGCTAAAAGAGGTTTGGTTCTATCTGAAGGAGAATCTTCTCTTTTTCataatgctgctgttgttggctTTCTTTTCACTGTACAACGTGCTGCACGCTGATACATAGGACCTCCAGGTCACAAATGGCCCACGGACTGTAGTTTGTACACCCCCGGGTTATGATTAGGGAACATCCTGGATGGCGATGACACATGCAGCCTCCAGGCTCTTATCAGCTAGCGATGCTTCAACTATGCTAGCATCTGAGGCACACAACGCAAAGCAACACGATATACCCTGCCTTTCAATCCATGCCTCTGAGTTCTCTGTGTCTGATCCGGGGTCGTCAGGGTTTGGTTTAATCCCATGGCCGCGGCTTCATCCGCAGAGTAAATCCTGCCGTGGCCCAGATTGGAGGCACAACCTGTCAGTGACTTTATCTTCTCTGAGGGGCTTTACCCGTTCAGACGTTGACCGGGATTACAAGCAAGAGAAATGGGGGGGCAAGGACCAGGGCGGCACAGGCCAACCAGGAGGACAACTGTCCAGTGCTGAAAGCTGAAATGATAGAAAACAGCAACCTAATGAGGCCTCCAGCCTTGACGCAAATAAAAGTGCTCCTTTTTGTGCGTCGGTTTCAGTCATCCTCATTTTTTGAGCACCCACTTTTAGGATGGTTAGTCTTCAGCCACACTCTATGTAACCCACCTGGCTCCACCAGCCTCTAAGGAGGCCAGGAGCGGGAGCCATCAAGCTGTCAACTTTCTGTCCAACCATCAGGTGTCAAGGAGTGACATGAATATCCGCAAAGCCACCCTGGCTGGCCCCAGTTACCCATTTTATACTGAGTGTTGCTGCTAAATGACCCGCCATGGGGCAAAGATGGTTGCAGGAATGGTTGCACAAGAATGTGAGAACCGCCATCCGTTCATTGTTtataatatttagtattatgatataaatattataatgctATTGATAGATTTTTCggcacataaaaatacaattcttctctcaaaaatgtattatttgttcatatttttgtgtgcCGAGAAgagatttttttcttccaagtaagtagaataacaacaaacaaacaaaagcttaGGGTTAGTTTTAGGGTTGTGGCTGGGTTTAGGGGCATGGTTATGGGTTAGGTTTAGGATTGGGGTTAGGGGTCTGGTTAGGGGTTAGtttagggttgggtttagggttaggtttccACTTGCACATTGCTCATGGCAAGCaccataaagaaataaatatttgtggtGTTTGCAGAGACCATGATGATGAAAGCCTTTGCGAGACAAGGAGAGGGCGAAGAGGACGTCAGCCCCGTGCAGTGGATGGACGGCGACATGAGTTCGCCTGACGGAGATGTACCTTTGACCTCGCGGCGCTACAGGATGAGCGGCGCCAACCAACAACCCAGAGAGGAGGGCAGTGAGGAGGccgaggaagatgaggaggaagaagagggtgGCCGCGAGGGTGAAAATGAATCCAAACAATGCGGCCCCAAGAGGAGGCGTGTGACCAAAGCCAGGCAGGAGCGCTTCCGTGCCCGGCGCATTAAAGCCAACGCCAGGGAGCGCTCACGCATGCATGGCCTCAACGATGCTCTTGAGAACCTGCGCAGCATCATGCCTTGCcactcaaaaacacaaaaactgtcCAAAATCGAGACGCTGCGGCTGGCCCGTAACTACATCTGTGCTCTCTCGGCCGCCCTGGAGGGGGGGCTGTCCATGGAGAGCCGGGCTTTCATGGAGACCCTGTGCAAGGGCCTGTCCCAGCCCACCACCAACCTCGTGGCGGGCTGCCTTCAACTGGGCCCTGTGCCAGCTGTTGGAGGGAGGCCTGACGACAGACTCCGGCCGCCCCCTGTGCCTCTGGGCGGCATGGCCAACTACTCCTCCCCAGGCCTGCCGAGTCCACCCTATGGCAGTTTTGACTCGGCTCACCTGCTCCATCTGAGGGCCATGAAAGGCGGGGGCTACGAGAGCCATTCGCCACATGAGTACACCACAGGTGGCGTGGGAACCCCACCCTACGAGGGGCCCCCGACCCCACCTCTGAGCATCAGCAGCACCCTGGTCAGCAAACAGGAGCCATCTCCTCACTACTTACCGCCATCCCACTACTCCCCGTCCCCGGTGGACCACGGCCTGTACCAGTCTCAGAGCGCCTATGGTGTCCAGGCCTCATATGACTCCTACGTCACCCCCCGACAGATAACCCCCGCCTACAGGGACTGAGAGAGTGGCAgcgtggggttggggggtgcaCAATAGACTAGCTGATTTTAGAGCAATCATACTTGACATAAGTTCCGTTTCCTTTCCAAACTCGTTACCAAATGGATCCACGTGGGACGGATCGCCCCAATGGCCCACAAATACACAAGCACTTGTAGTCTGTCTGATCTAGGGTCAGATATTCTATAGTCTGTCTGATCTAGGGTCAGGTATTCTACACAATGAaagtatgttttatttattgccTAATTTATCATCTACGTGTCTTCTGCTTTCTTCTGTGTTTTAGTGaccttttgtcttttgtctgtACTTTTCTTTGTCGTGTATTTTGAAGTGCAGTAGTGTTTTTTGGTgcactgggggtggggggtccgGGGGGGTAATCAAAGCAAACAAAGAATATTCAGGCTCTGACTCTCAGGTTAGCAAtggtattaaaatgaatgaaatggccATCAAAGATTTGGTTTGTGTTGATTTTCCTTGGGATTCTGAGGAGGAAGGACTGGGAATACTGGTcttctcttctttctcttttcttcctTCTCTTTACTTCTCAGCCAGGCAAAGAGGAccaacccccccaccaaccACTTTGCCTGACTTGTTTATCCTGTCCTTCATCCCCACTAATCCAGCAGCCTGAATCCCTCATGAGAAGGCCGGTGTACAATGTAGGATTGAAAGATTTCAAAAAGTGTGATTAAAGCTTCAATGGCTTTCCGGCGATGAGGACTTCTCTCATCACAAACATGGAATAATCCCGCCCACATTCACGCAGGACACAAGTCAACACGCACGTCTGGAACACAAACCCCCTTGGATACTAGGATCCTAGTATATATATTCAtcctagtatctatctagtatccatcctagtatctatccatctagtACCCATCTAGTACCCCTCCTAGTACCCATCCTAATACCCATCTAGTATGCATCGTAGTAcccatctagtatctatcctactatccatctagtatccatccatcctagtATCCATCCTAGTACCCATCCATCTAGTACCCCCTAGTATCCATCCTAGTACCCATCTAGTACCCCCTAGTATCCAtctattatccatccatcctagtATCCATTCTAGTACAACTAGTATTCATTCTAGTACCCATCTGGTACCCATCTAGTACCCCTCCGAGTACCCTTCTAGTATTCATCCTAGCatccatctagtatccatccaccCTAGTATCCATCATAGTAcccatctagtatccatcctAGTACCCATCTAGGTATTATtcatctagtatccatctacGTAGTATCCATCCTCATACTAGTATCCTACTAGTATCCATCCGAGTACCCATCTGGCAcccatctagtatccatcctAGTAcccatctagtatccatcctAGTACCCATCTAGTATCCATCATCCTAGTATCAATCCTAGTACCCATCTAGTGCCCATCCTAGTACCCATCTAGTATCATCctagtatccatctagtatccatccatcctagtATCCATCCGAGTACCCATCCTAGTACCCACTAGTAATCATCCTAGTACCcttctagtatccatccatctagcatCCATGCATGTAGTAACGAGAATGAGAGCCATGAGCCATGAGAGGGTCTTCTTGGGGTGATGGATGCTGCATGGAGGCCACCCAGTGAGAGGTCAGCGAGGAAAGGGTCACAGTGTCAGTGGGGGTCAGAGGCGGTTGGTGGGAATGTTGTTGAAGGATGAAGAGCGGCAGGACATCAGCGACTGTGATGTTGTGAGCTGAGTGTAATGTTGGTGCGTCCGCTCCAGATGATAATCCCCATCAACATCCCTGGCTCCATCTGCGTAGGAGAAATGTATCGCGTTGTTGTCCCGGGATTAGCATAAGCCTGCATTTGCACTACACGCAACAAAACCACAACATGGGGGATACTCCTGCTGATGGATGATGGGAAGATGGAAAGATAGAGAGATGGGAAGATAGAAAGATTGATGATGGATATGGAGAGATGgaaagatggagagatggaaagatggagagatggatgatggaaagatggaaagatggaaagatggaaagatggagagatggatgatggagagaTGGAATGGTGGATGATGggaagatggagagatggagacTGAAGATCAATGTTGACCTGACTCTCTTTGACCCCAGGAACTTGGCCgtctggatggatgatgatgatgatgatgatgatgatgatgatgatgatgatgattagccTGGATCCAGACACACAAAGTAGAAGGCACTAACTAGTAGAATATACATAAGACAGAATACAGTAtgtccgcccatccatccattttctatgccacgtatcctcactagggtaggggtatgctggagcctatcccagggcacatataaacaaacaaccattcacactcacattcatacctatggacaatttggagtcaccaattaacctagcatgtttttggaatgtgggaggaaaccggagtacccggagaaaacccacgcatgcacggggagaacatgcaaactccacacagagatggccgagggtggactttaactctcctagctgtgaggcctgcacgctaaccactcatccactgttacagtgtatgaaatataaatgatatCCACAAGTCCATCCCTTCAtattctaccacttatcctaggtgtcctgggtcttccctgagtCCTTCTACCAGTTGGACGTGGCTTgaacctcaccagggaggcgtcctaACCAGATGctcaagccacctcatctggctcacGGTCCCCCCCCGACGGTCTACCCCCACCTTATTCCTCAGAGAGAGTCCAGCCACCCTTCAGAGAAAGCTAATTTTGGCCGCTTGTAtccgccatcttgtcctttgGGCCACTACTCAGGGATCCTAGATCCCCAAAGTCAACAGGCACATTTTCAAGCAGTGAAATGTTTGATTTCCAACATGAGTCATGCAAAGGTGGGGGTGCTTTGCCAAACTTGATGCAGTAACCTCCCATTTCCTCAGATCCCATGATAGACATGGTCCAGACTCAACTATCCGTCCCTCCTTTTCCagcaggctggagcctatcccagccgacgtGTACCCTTTTCCAGCGTGACTGGGTGGGAGCTGGTTCAGAGTAGCTTTTCA comes from the Doryrhamphus excisus isolate RoL2022-K1 chromosome 18, RoL_Dexc_1.0, whole genome shotgun sequence genome and includes:
- the LOC131105899 gene encoding neurogenic differentiation factor 4-like, which codes for MQDKSPPNFSSAETMMMKAFARQGEGEEDVSPVQWMDGDMSSPDGDVPLTSRRYRMSGANQQPREEGSEEAEEDEEEEEGGREGENESKQCGPKRRRVTKARQERFRARRIKANARERSRMHGLNDALENLRSIMPCHSKTQKLSKIETLRLARNYICALSAALEGGLSMESRAFMETLCKGLSQPTTNLVAGCLQLGPVPAVGGRPDDRLRPPPVPLGGMANYSSPGLPSPPYGSFDSAHLLHLRAMKGGGYESHSPHEYTTGGVGTPPYEGPPTPPLSISSTLVSKQEPSPHYLPPSHYSPSPVDHGLYQSQSAYGVQASYDSYVTPRQITPAYRD